In Campylobacter vicugnae, a genomic segment contains:
- the rpmG gene encoding 50S ribosomal protein L33 has translation MASANRVKIGLKCSECNDINYTTTKNSKTKTEKLELKKYCPRLKKHTVHKEVKLK, from the coding sequence ATGGCAAGTGCAAATAGAGTTAAAATTGGTTTAAAGTGTTCTGAATGCAATGATATTAATTACACAACAACCAAAAATAGCAAAACAAAAACTGAAAAGCTAGAGCTTAAAAAATATTGTCCAAGATTAAAAAAACATACAGTTCATAAAGAAGTTAAGCTAAAATAA
- the secE gene encoding preprotein translocase subunit SecE, producing MEKFISYLKLSRTEIGKVIFPTKEQIRNAFITVFAVVTVVSLFLALVDLIMSFSVSKLV from the coding sequence ATGGAAAAGTTTATAAGTTATTTAAAATTATCACGTACAGAGATAGGTAAAGTTATATTTCCTACCAAAGAGCAGATAAGAAATGCATTTATAACAGTTTTTGCTGTTGTTACTGTGGTTTCATTATTTTTAGCTTTGGTTGATTTAATTATGTCTTTTTCTGTTTCTAAGCTTGTATAA